The DNA sequence tcacaacaaacaaatcacTTGTACGTTAAGTGTCTTTTTAGACTAATATACTCACTTGTATAAACGTTATCCATAATACTTAAAGGCAAGTGTTATGCTGTGGACTCAGGTTACGCAAGTCAACTTGGGTATTTGACACCCTTTCGAGGAGAAATGTATCACCTACCAGATTTTAGTGGGGAGAGAAGGGGTGCAAGAACGCCGAAGGAGTTGTTCAACCACAGACATTCCTCCTTACTGAATGTTATTGAAAGAACCTTTGgtgtattgaaaaataaattccaaatcttacaaaaaatgaaGGGTTACCGTATCGAGGACCAAGTCAGCATCGTAGTTGCATGTTGTGGGCTTCACAACTACATCAAAAAACAAGGTATTAAAGATGATCTTTTTGATGAATATGGCTGTGAACAGAATGTAATTGATCAACTAAATCCTCCTAATCATCAAGACTTCATTGCTCCAACTACAAGCACAAGTCAGAGAGGAGCAAGACAGATGTCAATGTTGAGGATAAATATAGCAAATCAAATGGCTATATCGAAGGGAATGCCTATGATTCCAATTGATGGACCttgatgttttgattttaatgactttatgTCAGTTActaccattaatgattttatgtTAGTTGTTAGAGTATATGTTACGTAATAGAAAACTCTATGTTCTATTTACTTATGTGACATTTAAAAAGATATTCCCTATTGAATCTCTATCACATTgggtttttttcattttaatcatgtatGATGTCTTCCCTTTTGTTAAAATTCTAATGGCATAATTGTAATTAATGATACATACATAAgaaaccgtttcttgaaacagaaaaatcaaacacttttttgaggtaaaaaaattgtttcttgggACAGAAACGGGAGAAACCAtttttgctgtttctagacacagaagcaattgaaacaaaatcaaacggcccctTGTTTGATCACGTTGGGTGTTTTCCTGTCGCTTTTGAGGCTTAAAGTTCCCAATGATTGATCTAACTAATtactcttcattttgttctGACGATCTGTCTTCTGCTTAGATTGCATTTCTTTACAGATATTGGGTCCCTAAAAGGCAAACTTAGATCCTCCATTTTTGTTCAGAAGAAAAGTCTAATGGGTGCTTGGCTGCTACTTCTATTTTTTAGTGGCTTTGCACATTCATACACAATGTGATAATCCAAAATGCAACTTAGATTTGGAGATGTTAGATCATGAAACTTGAAATtaatttcattgatgatatgAAGGGCTATTTATACAATGATATTAGTTAGACTCCCATACATGGGTACTTAGTACAAGGTAAACTACCCTAAATACAAGTTTATATTCTCACACTATGagtgggagaatatttgatATCATCTATAACCGGAAGGTATAACTCATGCAATCCAACCCATGTACAACGTGTACAAAATATGATTCACATAATTCTTACGCTCAATAGGAGAAAACAATATGCATGATATCAtcatattttgaaggtctggcctggaaaaaaaaaaatgatggccATTGGCCAAGTTAAAGTCCAATTGCATGGTCAAATATTTCTTGATAGATAATTAGCTCAGTTCAACAGAGCTTTTATTGCACTGTTTGGTACTGCTCTAGGTCTACAAAAGCCTATTGCACCTTGGTACGTTATGGGTTTATCCGCGCTTACCTATCTTGGAGAAGACAAGAAAACAATAGGCAAGGGAGGGATTTTAGAAGCTTAGTTGGCTTAATTAGGAGGGAGCCGAACCTCTTTtctcaaaatagaagaaataggGAATTCAAGTCATCATATCATTCCATCTTGAGCTTATTTGATAGGCATCCAATTGTTTACAACTATTACCCTTGAATTACATAACGACTAGATAACTACACCCATAACTAAACCCACATACAACACTACTTCTGAGTTACATAAATACACTCAAACACTCAAGAACTACATAATATTTACTCTGGTTACTCTCATGTACAACCATGTATTACTCTTACGTACAACCATGCAAGCCCATGCATTCATGCGTGCGTATGTAACACACCCAGCTATATCACTTTGGTGTAATCTTCTGTCATAGTAAAAAACCTGATCATGCAGGATCTTGGTAATCCTGAAGATCAAGCTCATCTGAGTCAATATTTTTACATGTGTTATAGTTCTTACCCCCACACCCacacacccccccaaaaaaaaaaaaaaaccaacaggGGACTTAGCAGTGTCTTGTGTAAAAAGACGAATGTCTTTCTAGTAATCATATTTTCCATAAATATTTAGAGCATCTGAGGGTTTACATAACTTAATTCAAAATTAAATCATCTGAAGTGATGGTCATAGCATTTGATTTGTTAGTGTTTAAAAAGGGTTGTCTTATAAGTGAGGTGCTTGAATGGCATATCTCATCTTCCCTATGTGTCTCAAGAGAATGACCTGCTCCTTTTCGATTTAATGGACATCTAGGATGAATAAAAATGCGAGCTTTAGTTGGCCAACCACTACATAAGTCATTGGCAGGGAAAGAGAGTGACAGATCCAATGATTTATGATAAGGAACTATTGGAAGAAGACCTACTTATTCACACAACTACTCTTTCTTTGATCTATAGTTTAGAActtgcttcttcttcccccaccccctacCAGCATTATCAGTTCAGCAAGTGGTTATAATGATCCATCCAATTATATTCTTTGAAACAACTGAAACTATAtaatgttaaaagaaaaaatgttccATAGAAAACTCTTCATTGTCTTATTGATAAGAATGATTTTACGGTGTTATCAACCCACTGGATCATATTTTTCTTCACTGTTCTTTTTCTGAGGTGATAT is a window from the Macadamia integrifolia cultivar HAES 741 chromosome 5, SCU_Mint_v3, whole genome shotgun sequence genome containing:
- the LOC122077805 gene encoding uncharacterized protein LOC122077805 yields the protein MLCVPFDMRFTFVYAGWEGSAHDARVFEEVRSNVILGFPHPPPGYASQLGYLTPFRGEMYHLPDFSGERRGARTPKELFNHRHSSLLNVIERTFGVLKNKFQILQKMKGYRIEDQVSIVVACCGLHNYIKKQGIKDDLFDEYGCEQNVIDQLNPPNHQDFIAPTTSTSQRGARQMSMLRINIANQMAISKGMPMIPIDGP